In a genomic window of Ignavibacteria bacterium:
- a CDS encoding AAA family ATPase: protein MLDLLSKALQRERDAHAERFRILTGVAPVRQRVAEGVAWFPLRIREKGYGFGEYPFVVVERTGQTGPHQLGGGKPCQLFSQSGSEQRAVNGTVHWVTGNVAHIILRENEHPDWLDDGRLGVQLTFDASGFKDMVDALQRVSNADGDRLARLRDILFGHTSPTFAPLSSIQQISTLNASQNAAVDLALRANDVAIIHGPPGTGKTTTLVEVIRRCAQRARPVLVCAPSNAAVDLLTERCAAAGLDVVRLGNLARIDPEVMQHTLGERWKRHGMSADVKDMRKRADEFRRLAMKYKRSFGKAEMEQRKLLLQEARSIIADVRRMEQQVTDLIIDQADVVACTLVATRNEELKGRHFEYVVIDEAGQALDPAMCIPLLRAERVILAGDPHQLPPTVIDQQAARLALGSTMLERAITAHPSAVSLLTEQYRMNYVIMSYSNATFYEGKVTSHPSVEDRTIPDGAPLQESLLIIDTSGRGWEESPGEGSESLANKGEAECACAIYNQLMENDGHEKWSVGIISPYRGQVRLISSMLTEEQRSRTSLLDVDTVDSFQGSECDVIIISLVRSNDDQEIGFLKDTRRMNVAITRARRKLVIIGDGSTIASHPFYKGLWEYAENHATVISAWNGY, encoded by the coding sequence ATGCTCGATCTACTCTCCAAAGCTCTCCAGCGCGAACGTGATGCGCATGCAGAACGCTTTCGCATTCTTACGGGTGTTGCGCCTGTGCGACAGCGTGTTGCAGAGGGTGTAGCGTGGTTCCCGCTGCGCATTCGGGAGAAGGGATATGGATTTGGTGAATATCCGTTTGTTGTAGTAGAGCGCACCGGACAGACTGGACCTCATCAGCTGGGAGGGGGCAAACCTTGTCAGCTCTTCTCGCAATCAGGCTCTGAGCAACGGGCGGTGAATGGCACTGTCCATTGGGTGACGGGGAATGTGGCACATATCATCCTGCGTGAGAACGAACATCCGGATTGGCTCGACGATGGTCGATTAGGTGTACAGCTCACGTTCGATGCATCGGGCTTCAAGGACATGGTGGATGCGCTGCAACGGGTGAGCAACGCGGATGGAGATCGTCTAGCACGTTTGCGCGACATTCTCTTTGGACATACATCACCAACATTCGCCCCTTTGTCATCGATACAACAGATTTCCACTCTCAACGCATCACAGAATGCTGCAGTGGATCTTGCTCTGCGTGCGAATGACGTGGCCATCATCCACGGTCCGCCAGGTACGGGCAAAACAACTACACTTGTCGAGGTGATACGGCGCTGCGCCCAACGTGCACGTCCGGTGTTGGTGTGTGCTCCCTCGAATGCCGCAGTTGATCTGCTTACGGAGCGTTGTGCTGCTGCCGGACTCGATGTAGTGCGACTCGGCAATCTTGCTCGGATCGATCCGGAAGTGATGCAGCATACTCTTGGAGAGCGATGGAAGCGACATGGGATGTCGGCCGATGTGAAGGACATGCGCAAACGTGCCGATGAGTTTCGTCGGCTTGCCATGAAATACAAACGTTCGTTCGGCAAGGCGGAGATGGAACAGCGCAAGCTCCTCCTTCAAGAAGCACGATCGATCATCGCCGATGTGCGTCGGATGGAACAACAAGTAACGGACCTGATCATCGATCAGGCAGATGTTGTTGCGTGTACGCTTGTAGCAACAAGAAATGAAGAACTAAAGGGTCGACACTTTGAATACGTTGTTATCGACGAGGCCGGTCAGGCACTCGATCCCGCGATGTGTATTCCCCTGCTGCGCGCCGAACGTGTGATACTGGCAGGAGATCCGCACCAACTGCCCCCTACCGTCATCGACCAACAAGCCGCGCGATTGGCACTTGGATCTACGATGCTGGAGCGTGCGATCACAGCGCATCCCTCAGCCGTGTCGTTGTTAACCGAGCAGTATCGCATGAATTATGTGATCATGTCGTACTCCAACGCCACGTTCTATGAGGGGAAGGTAACCTCGCATCCTAGTGTTGAGGATCGGACCATACCCGATGGAGCCCCCTTACAAGAAAGTCTTCTGATCATCGATACGTCGGGAAGGGGCTGGGAAGAATCCCCCGGCGAAGGCTCAGAGTCACTTGCCAACAAGGGCGAGGCTGAGTGTGCATGTGCCATCTACAACCAGCTCATGGAGAATGACGGTCACGAGAAGTGGAGTGTGGGCATCATCTCTCCATATAGGGGGCAGGTACGACTCATCTCTTCGATGCTAACCGAGGAACAACGGTCACGTACTTCGTTGCTTGATGTTGACACCGTTGACTCGTTTCAGGGGTCGGAATGTGATGTGATCATCATCTCTCTTGTGCGCAGCAACGACGACCAAGAGATCGGCTTTCTCAAGGATACACGACGGATGAATGTTGCGATCACACGTGCTCGGCGAAAGCTCGTGATCATCGGTGATGGATCCACGATCGCTTCACATCCGTTCTATAAGGGGCTTTGGGAGTATGCTGAGAACCACGCAACGGTAATCAGTGCGTGGAATGGGTATTAG
- a CDS encoding mechanosensitive ion channel produces the protein MEKVTKSPVVHLFFVLALCLFGAAELRADLLDSADMVGIYKPGTPAPIIVNNREIVVLRSFVFANAPQQRASAAVERIQKILSSSFVGNVTQRKYGDGQLIEIDSTPVFFLSPADVDIESGQSHAALVRNTIEHLRMTITEARELSDPTLLLWALLWSGGYLIAWLVVTRLIFLLKKKIHHWINLQIAERVEQSKIGGIVKGTASHTIYTVVERSVVTFAWILVMITTYVWVTVTLERFPATRSWGEGMADSVLDAGSWVVTGILSALPGLATVLVIVVVTRIINRVLGYVFERVQQGEYELPWVDVDTIAPTKRIITLVLWVFALAFAYPYLPGSSSEAFKGVSVLVGLMISFGTTGVVGQAASGFILMYSRIIRIGEYVVIGEHRGTVQRIGFFNTILTTPFRETVTIPNSVILSSTVVNSTRMAETGLVASTTVTIGYDTPWRLVHEMLITATQRTPGIAAEPAPFVSQTALDDFYVEYRLTFNIIDRTTRRVTMTALHGAIQDVFNENGQQIMSPHYEMDPDRPKVVPPGKWNPPHSSP, from the coding sequence ATGGAAAAAGTAACGAAGTCCCCAGTCGTACATCTGTTTTTCGTGCTGGCTCTGTGCTTGTTCGGAGCAGCGGAGCTTCGGGCGGATCTGCTTGACTCCGCTGATATGGTCGGCATTTACAAGCCTGGGACGCCGGCACCGATCATCGTCAACAACAGAGAGATCGTAGTACTCCGTTCCTTCGTCTTTGCGAATGCTCCACAACAGCGGGCCAGTGCGGCAGTAGAGCGGATCCAGAAGATCCTCTCGTCGTCCTTTGTCGGGAATGTAACGCAACGGAAGTATGGTGACGGACAACTGATCGAGATCGACAGTACGCCGGTGTTCTTCCTTTCTCCGGCTGACGTTGATATCGAGAGCGGACAGAGTCACGCCGCCTTGGTGCGGAACACCATTGAACATCTGCGCATGACCATTACGGAGGCACGTGAGCTCTCCGACCCAACCTTGCTTCTTTGGGCGCTTCTTTGGTCAGGGGGATATCTGATCGCATGGCTCGTGGTCACACGGTTGATCTTTCTTCTGAAGAAGAAGATCCACCATTGGATCAATCTGCAGATCGCAGAGAGAGTTGAGCAGTCAAAGATCGGTGGGATTGTGAAGGGCACCGCTTCACACACGATCTATACGGTGGTTGAGCGATCCGTAGTGACGTTTGCATGGATCCTGGTGATGATCACCACCTACGTGTGGGTGACCGTAACGCTTGAGAGATTTCCTGCCACGCGATCCTGGGGCGAGGGAATGGCAGATTCGGTCTTGGACGCCGGTTCATGGGTGGTAACAGGGATACTCAGCGCTCTGCCGGGTCTTGCGACTGTCTTGGTGATCGTGGTGGTGACGCGTATCATCAACAGGGTCCTTGGATATGTCTTTGAGCGTGTTCAACAAGGTGAGTATGAGCTGCCTTGGGTTGACGTTGACACCATTGCACCAACTAAGAGGATCATTACCCTTGTTCTCTGGGTCTTTGCTCTTGCCTTTGCCTATCCGTATCTGCCGGGTTCGAGCAGCGAAGCCTTCAAAGGCGTGAGTGTCCTTGTTGGTCTGATGATCTCCTTTGGTACAACCGGTGTGGTTGGACAAGCCGCCAGTGGATTTATCCTTATGTACTCACGCATCATTCGCATTGGCGAGTACGTGGTGATCGGAGAACATCGTGGCACAGTGCAAAGGATCGGCTTTTTCAATACGATTCTGACAACGCCGTTTCGAGAAACCGTAACCATCCCGAATTCTGTGATTCTTTCGTCGACCGTAGTGAATTCAACGAGGATGGCAGAGACCGGACTTGTTGCATCCACTACTGTCACCATCGGATACGATACGCCGTGGCGTCTCGTGCACGAAATGCTTATCACGGCCACCCAAAGAACACCGGGAATCGCCGCTGAACCTGCTCCGTTTGTGTCCCAAACAGCACTCGACGACTTCTATGTTGAGTATCGTCTCACATTTAACATCATCGACAGGACCACACGGCGTGTTACTATGACAGCGCTGCATGGTGCCATACAGGATGTGTTCAATGAGAACGGTCAGCAGATCATGAGTCCGCATTACGAGATGGATCCTGACAGACCCAAGGTCGTGCCACCGGGGAAATGGAACCCGCCCCATTCTTCACCGTGA
- a CDS encoding glycosyltransferase family 2 protein, whose amino-acid sequence MPSISVVIPNYNGKHLLEEYLPTVVAALDSIAVDHEIIVADDASTDGSVEFIRLQYPTVRVVVNTENKGFSGNINSGFRVATKDLVLALNSDVALDINYFVDQLPLFEDPLLFGTMGSIYEADGRLIDAAKLPVYDGFSLNSTVNATYPIEPNVVRTTFFLSGANALIDRRKLLELGGMNEIYSPFYMEDVDLSVRAWRRGWKCLYVPTSKCTHAPSSTIAASSPSDRVRIVSRCNKMLFHLFHLEGASLLRYQIYLATNYLLRWAFGDKQWYKALERMHTLLPQLNHMKREFKTTNPQSLIEARKHMMEGLPAAARRTF is encoded by the coding sequence ATGCCTTCCATCTCCGTCGTCATCCCCAACTACAACGGCAAGCACTTGCTCGAAGAGTATCTACCGACAGTGGTAGCGGCTCTTGACAGCATAGCTGTTGATCATGAGATCATCGTTGCCGATGATGCTTCAACTGATGGTTCGGTTGAGTTCATTCGTTTGCAGTATCCTACCGTGCGCGTCGTTGTGAACACCGAGAACAAGGGATTCTCCGGCAATATCAACAGTGGATTTCGCGTTGCCACCAAGGATCTGGTGTTGGCACTCAATAGCGACGTGGCCTTGGACATCAACTACTTCGTTGACCAGCTACCGCTTTTTGAAGATCCGTTGTTGTTTGGAACAATGGGCAGTATCTATGAAGCAGATGGCAGACTGATCGATGCTGCAAAACTGCCGGTCTATGATGGCTTCTCGCTCAACAGTACAGTAAATGCAACGTATCCTATCGAACCGAATGTTGTACGAACAACCTTCTTTCTCTCCGGTGCGAATGCTCTCATTGACAGAAGGAAACTTTTGGAACTTGGCGGCATGAACGAGATCTATTCGCCGTTCTACATGGAGGACGTAGATCTCTCGGTCCGTGCATGGAGACGAGGCTGGAAGTGCCTGTACGTACCAACGTCCAAATGCACCCATGCCCCCTCATCAACGATCGCAGCATCCTCTCCCTCAGACCGCGTGCGCATCGTCTCCCGATGCAATAAGATGCTCTTCCATCTTTTTCATTTGGAGGGGGCTTCCCTACTCCGCTATCAGATCTATCTCGCTACGAACTACCTGCTCCGCTGGGCCTTCGGTGACAAACAATGGTACAAGGCCCTTGAGCGCATGCATACGTTGCTACCCCAGCTCAACCATATGAAACGTGAGTTCAAAACAACAAACCCGCAGTCGCTCATCGAAGCTCGAAAGCATATGATGGAAGGGCTGCCGGCAGCGGCACGGCGAACGTTTTAA
- a CDS encoding DUF1801 domain-containing protein: MTILDQYLKTIPASHHELVQFLDSVITGAAPMLTSSLKWSNLTYGASKNACAIVTHKNHVNLQFFQGAHLNDPQSLLMGTGKDMRHIKYASVDEIDAEYVAILLHQAISR, translated from the coding sequence ATGACCATCCTAGACCAATACCTAAAGACAATCCCCGCCTCTCATCACGAGCTCGTTCAGTTTCTCGATAGTGTGATCACAGGAGCAGCTCCAATGCTTACGTCATCTTTGAAATGGAGCAATCTCACCTATGGTGCGTCGAAGAATGCCTGCGCAATTGTCACACACAAGAACCACGTTAATCTGCAGTTCTTTCAAGGGGCTCATCTCAACGATCCTCAATCGCTATTGATGGGAACGGGGAAGGATATGCGACACATCAAGTACGCAAGTGTTGATGAGATTGATGCCGAATATGTGGCTATTCTACTCCATCAGGCGATCAGCCGATGA
- a CDS encoding right-handed parallel beta-helix repeat-containing protein has protein sequence MNWFINTITFAIASVAASATVLNVGTGQQYTDVAVAVRAATPGDTVLIHPGTYRGTFWIENINGRVNERIVIRGTERSTVVFDGGTESMHFSDCSYLTLENFTVRGQTGNGMNIDDAGTIETPAHHFLIRNVTFTDMNATGNNDHLKLSGLSDFRITECLFERGSTGGSGIDMVGCFNGSIDNNSFRSQGSNAIQAKGGTRFILIRANMFVDAGQRAVNLGGSTGLQFFRPIDATFEAADLQVYANVFIRSVAPIAYVGCVRVDVANNTIIHPERWVFRVLQETVDPTRFQPCGDNSFRNNIIVYRSTISTHVNVGGNTAPETFTLSNNLWYNSDDPTRSRPSLGVMTETASIYGQDPLLVNVLTDQHLQSSSPAIGKGLLISDTLTDLSGRRFASPPSIGAYEGASTTSVSDEQTSQQLIRRISADQVKITIPPGTDVLLYVVYDLGGRIIRSSRIGEGEHIVNVSLNEFVVVK, from the coding sequence ATGAACTGGTTCATCAACACGATCACGTTTGCTATCGCAAGTGTTGCCGCCTCAGCCACCGTCCTCAACGTCGGAACCGGACAGCAATACACGGACGTAGCGGTGGCCGTTAGAGCTGCCACGCCGGGGGATACTGTTCTGATCCATCCGGGGACGTATCGTGGGACGTTCTGGATAGAGAACATCAATGGTCGGGTCAACGAACGGATCGTGATCAGGGGAACAGAGAGGTCTACGGTGGTCTTTGACGGGGGAACGGAATCGATGCACTTCTCCGATTGTTCCTACCTCACGCTTGAGAATTTCACGGTGAGGGGACAGACCGGGAATGGAATGAACATCGATGATGCGGGGACCATTGAGACCCCTGCCCACCATTTCTTGATCAGGAATGTGACGTTCACGGACATGAATGCTACGGGGAACAATGATCACCTCAAACTCTCCGGACTGAGCGATTTCCGGATCACTGAGTGTCTGTTTGAAAGGGGCTCAACAGGCGGTAGCGGGATCGATATGGTGGGGTGTTTCAATGGCTCCATCGACAACAACTCCTTTCGTTCTCAGGGCTCGAATGCGATCCAGGCTAAAGGGGGAACACGGTTCATTCTCATCCGTGCGAACATGTTCGTCGATGCCGGACAGCGCGCGGTGAATCTTGGTGGGTCAACCGGATTGCAGTTCTTCCGTCCCATTGATGCAACATTCGAAGCTGCAGACCTGCAAGTGTATGCCAACGTCTTCATTCGCTCCGTGGCACCGATCGCCTACGTTGGCTGTGTACGTGTTGATGTTGCCAATAACACGATCATTCATCCAGAGCGTTGGGTGTTTCGCGTACTGCAGGAGACGGTGGATCCAACGCGTTTCCAACCGTGCGGCGACAACTCCTTCCGCAACAACATCATCGTCTATCGATCAACGATCAGCACACACGTGAACGTCGGCGGGAATACCGCGCCGGAGACGTTCACGTTGTCGAATAATCTGTGGTACAATTCCGACGATCCAACGCGGTCACGCCCATCACTGGGAGTGATGACAGAGACCGCTTCGATCTATGGTCAAGACCCACTTCTTGTGAATGTACTCACCGACCAACATCTGCAATCGTCAAGTCCGGCTATCGGTAAGGGGCTCCTCATTTCCGATACACTTACGGACCTCTCGGGGAGACGTTTTGCATCGCCCCCTTCCATCGGAGCGTATGAGGGGGCTTCTACCACAAGTGTTTCGGACGAACAGACCTCCCAACAGCTGATCCGCCGCATCTCGGCCGATCAGGTGAAGATCACGATCCCACCGGGCACTGACGTTTTGTTGTATGTGGTCTATGACCTTGGCGGACGCATCATTCGTTCTTCACGCATCGGTGAAGGTGAACACATCGTGAATGTGTCATTGAACGAGTTTGTTGTGGTGAAATAG
- a CDS encoding transporter produces the protein MNMRIGICSVIVILLAAIASRSQDLDPRAYVWVPVDGTLIVAGGGYSAGSVLTDPTLPLEDLEATVVSGSLGVGRTFSLFGVTAQALLVGSYASVNASATVMGQYESVTRNGFGDTRFRFSILPIGAPATQRSEFGKVKHSTIVGASVTVMIPTGAYYPEKLINIGTNRWSFKPEIALSQPLGDSWLLDVYAGVWLFTQNTSFYPGTSVRSQDPMAALQGHLSYAFTRLMWTALNVTYYVGGNSQVNGVTSNDEQNNLRIGGTFVLPVGAGHAIKVAVSTGAIVRFGANFTTLSLAWNTSFF, from the coding sequence ATGAATATGCGAATCGGTATATGTAGTGTCATTGTGATCCTACTTGCGGCAATTGCTTCTCGGTCACAGGACCTAGATCCGCGTGCCTATGTGTGGGTTCCTGTGGACGGTACTCTGATCGTGGCCGGTGGTGGCTATTCGGCCGGGAGTGTGCTTACAGATCCAACACTTCCGCTCGAAGATCTGGAGGCAACTGTTGTCTCGGGCTCTCTTGGCGTTGGGCGTACGTTCAGTCTGTTTGGCGTTACGGCCCAAGCGTTGCTCGTAGGATCGTATGCCTCCGTTAATGCATCTGCAACGGTGATGGGGCAATATGAGAGCGTTACTCGCAATGGGTTTGGCGATACACGTTTTCGTTTCTCTATTCTTCCGATCGGTGCTCCTGCCACACAGCGTAGCGAATTCGGCAAGGTGAAGCATAGTACGATCGTTGGAGCGAGTGTTACCGTGATGATCCCAACCGGTGCCTACTATCCGGAGAAGTTGATCAACATTGGCACCAATCGATGGTCGTTCAAGCCGGAGATCGCGCTGTCACAGCCGCTTGGTGACAGCTGGCTCCTCGACGTCTATGCAGGCGTGTGGCTGTTTACGCAGAATACATCCTTCTACCCGGGGACGTCCGTTCGTTCGCAAGATCCGATGGCAGCGTTGCAAGGTCATCTCAGTTACGCCTTCACACGACTGATGTGGACCGCCTTAAACGTAACGTACTACGTTGGCGGAAACTCTCAAGTGAATGGAGTGACGAGTAACGACGAGCAGAATAATCTGCGTATTGGTGGAACCTTCGTTTTGCCCGTCGGTGCAGGTCACGCCATCAAGGTGGCAGTGTCTACAGGAGCGATCGTCAGGTTCGGGGCGAATTTCACAACGCTATCCCTTGCCTGGAATACATCGTTCTTCTAA
- a CDS encoding ABC transporter ATP-binding protein, giving the protein MKLLLSYLKAHKKIVVLTLLLAAVNQLFSLLDPLIFRYTIDNVILATPRLTADVFLWKVLLFLGLAVGAAFMSRTAKNFQDYFVNYIVQKVGAAIYSDGLRHSLQLSYQDFEDQRSGETLGILQKARTDAERVIGASVNILFTTFVGIIFVVFYAFSVHWIIVVLYFVGVASIGVVSNILSKRIKKMQKVIVAETTALSGSTTESLRNIELVKSLGLADQEINRLNSVTEKILGLELKKVRFVRSLSFIQGTIVNFMRTAILFVMLYLVYDGTITIGAMFSLFVYSFFLFGPLQELGAIISIYREAEASLDNLKKIFDTPVERKPAAPRSIDRVKTIELCDVSFKHRSASAPALEGITVNVQTKETVAFVGPSGSGKTTLVKLLVGLYTQQEGKLLYNGIDSKELDFDAVRQLIGFVTQETQLFAGTIRDNLLFVNPTATDEQCLDVLKKAACDSLLARADKGLDSVIGEGGVKVSGGERQRLSIARALLRQPDVLIFDEATSALDSITEEEITSTIRDISERKDHITVMIAHRLSTIMHADRIYVLEKGRIIETGTHATLLDEKGLYYAMWRQQIGEAR; this is encoded by the coding sequence ATGAAGCTCCTGCTCTCCTACCTCAAAGCCCATAAGAAGATCGTTGTTCTGACGCTTCTTTTGGCCGCAGTCAACCAGCTTTTCTCCCTGCTGGATCCGCTCATCTTCCGGTATACGATCGACAATGTGATCCTTGCCACACCGAGGCTCACTGCGGATGTTTTCTTGTGGAAGGTGCTGCTCTTTCTTGGACTTGCCGTTGGCGCTGCGTTCATGTCGCGCACAGCAAAGAACTTCCAGGATTATTTCGTCAACTACATCGTTCAAAAAGTGGGTGCAGCGATCTATTCAGACGGACTGCGTCACTCCCTCCAACTGAGCTACCAGGACTTCGAAGACCAACGCAGCGGCGAAACGCTGGGGATACTGCAAAAGGCGCGAACCGATGCTGAACGTGTGATCGGTGCATCGGTGAACATTCTGTTCACAACGTTCGTGGGTATCATCTTCGTTGTCTTCTACGCGTTCAGTGTACACTGGATCATCGTAGTCCTCTACTTTGTTGGCGTTGCGTCCATTGGCGTTGTGAGCAACATCCTCAGCAAGAGGATCAAGAAGATGCAGAAGGTGATCGTTGCCGAGACAACGGCATTGAGTGGCAGCACCACGGAGTCGTTGCGCAATATCGAACTTGTAAAGTCGCTCGGCCTCGCAGATCAGGAGATCAACCGACTCAACAGTGTGACGGAGAAGATCCTCGGACTCGAGCTCAAGAAGGTGCGTTTCGTCCGCTCCCTGAGCTTCATCCAAGGCACCATCGTCAACTTCATGCGTACGGCCATTCTCTTCGTGATGCTCTACCTTGTGTATGACGGCACCATCACCATCGGTGCAATGTTCTCGCTCTTCGTCTACTCCTTCTTCCTGTTCGGCCCCCTTCAAGAACTTGGAGCGATCATCAGTATCTACCGTGAAGCAGAGGCATCACTTGACAATCTCAAGAAGATCTTCGATACACCAGTAGAACGGAAACCGGCAGCACCACGCAGCATCGATCGTGTGAAAACCATCGAACTCTGTGATGTGAGTTTCAAGCACCGCAGCGCCTCGGCACCGGCACTTGAAGGGATCACAGTAAACGTCCAGACAAAGGAGACCGTTGCCTTTGTTGGTCCGTCGGGGTCAGGCAAGACCACCTTGGTGAAGCTCCTCGTTGGACTGTATACGCAACAAGAAGGCAAGCTCCTCTATAATGGGATCGACTCCAAGGAGCTCGATTTCGATGCCGTGCGGCAGCTTATTGGTTTTGTGACGCAGGAGACCCAGCTCTTTGCCGGGACCATCCGCGACAACCTTCTCTTCGTCAACCCAACTGCCACAGACGAACAATGTCTCGACGTTCTCAAAAAAGCTGCCTGTGATTCCCTTCTTGCCCGCGCGGATAAGGGGCTCGACTCCGTCATCGGTGAAGGGGGCGTAAAAGTCTCCGGCGGCGAGCGTCAACGATTGTCCATCGCGCGCGCCTTGCTGCGCCAGCCGGACGTATTGATCTTTGACGAGGCCACGTCTGCTCTCGACTCGATCACCGAGGAAGAGATCACCAGCACCATCCGGGACATTTCGGAGCGGAAGGACCACATCACTGTGATGATCGCTCACCGACTCTCAACCATCATGCATGCCGATAGGATCTACGTGCTGGAGAAGGGGCGGATCATCGAAACCGGGACCCATGCCACCCTGCTCGATGAAAAGGGTCTGTACTATGCCATGTGGCGTCAGCAGATCGGCGAGGCTCGGTAG
- a CDS encoding WG repeat-containing protein, which produces MFTRPVIRAVIATISIAILSSGPAYTQGIPITIPATLQTIHADHVGEFHEGLCAFSIASLWGFFDTKGKVVIPPVLDHVAGRGYPTFHNGLCLVRTPGTTASNPRVRFVDRRGATVPILSAAVIDATQFSQGLALVLEPDPTTTASIAGTYHIYAIDTLGKELPGTRQTLHEHLGRPTLHQPLFHNGLSVAEDYATHLFGYIDTKGVFVVAPNYSDAGIFSEGLGAVRSAVASGDLRWGFVDRKGRMVIEPRYEHQPGHFSSGRAGYVSDATVPHSIGYLDRTGEIAIHPRNAFNGSMDVVGQPTAHAWTVGSDSLDASPILAQPIPFIKGLVVAFNPEEDPNDLLILNPTGGVVKRLRNPTVDWVGDLHPWQIVVHSSVDDSVHVIQHEKGNTLVAADGTVLFERIQNGYIRPFHSGRAFLARFDETAKVYRTYFIDRSGTARIELRRPD; this is translated from the coding sequence ATGTTCACACGACCGGTCATTCGAGCAGTCATTGCCACGATCTCAATCGCGATCCTATCGTCGGGTCCGGCCTACACCCAAGGGATCCCGATCACGATCCCAGCCACTCTTCAAACGATCCACGCAGATCATGTAGGTGAATTCCACGAGGGCCTCTGCGCCTTCAGTATTGCTTCGTTATGGGGCTTCTTTGACACAAAAGGGAAGGTGGTCATACCACCGGTCCTCGATCACGTGGCCGGACGTGGCTATCCCACGTTTCATAATGGTCTTTGCCTCGTTAGAACACCAGGCACAACAGCATCCAACCCTCGTGTTCGGTTCGTTGATAGGCGCGGTGCCACAGTACCGATCCTCTCAGCAGCAGTGATCGATGCAACACAGTTCTCGCAAGGTCTTGCACTTGTACTAGAGCCGGACCCAACAACCACTGCCTCAATAGCGGGTACGTATCACATCTATGCGATCGATACGTTGGGTAAAGAACTCCCAGGCACACGTCAGACCCTACATGAACATCTCGGAAGACCAACATTACATCAGCCCCTTTTCCATAATGGATTGTCGGTGGCCGAGGACTACGCTACACACCTGTTCGGATACATCGATACAAAAGGCGTCTTTGTAGTAGCCCCGAACTATTCCGACGCCGGGATCTTCTCTGAAGGACTAGGTGCAGTTCGCTCTGCCGTCGCCTCGGGAGATCTTCGTTGGGGATTTGTTGATCGTAAGGGGCGAATGGTGATCGAACCGCGGTATGAACATCAACCGGGACATTTCTCCTCAGGCAGAGCCGGGTATGTATCAGACGCCACGGTACCACATTCGATCGGATACTTGGACAGAACGGGCGAGATCGCCATCCATCCGCGCAATGCCTTTAACGGCAGCATGGACGTGGTTGGCCAACCCACTGCTCATGCTTGGACTGTTGGAAGCGACAGCCTGGACGCGTCACCGATCCTTGCACAACCCATCCCATTCATCAAGGGGCTCGTTGTAGCCTTCAACCCCGAGGAAGATCCGAACGACCTTCTCATTCTCAACCCCACAGGCGGTGTTGTAAAACGATTGCGCAATCCAACCGTTGACTGGGTCGGTGACCTACATCCGTGGCAGATCGTTGTTCACTCGTCCGTCGACGACTCCGTACACGTGATCCAGCACGAAAAAGGCAATACTCTTGTTGCTGCAGACGGCACGGTTTTGTTCGAACGCATTCAGAACGGCTATATCCGACCATTTCACTCCGGCCGTGCATTTCTGGCACGATTCGACGAGACCGCCAAGGTTTACAGAACCTACTTCATCGATCGCTCAGGAACCGCTCGAATCGAGCTAAGGCGACCTGACTGA